AAGGAGCTCATCGCCCGCGCGGTGCACAAGGCCAGCGGCCTCACCGGGAGCTTCGTGCCGCTGAACGTGGCTGGGCTCTCGGCCCACATGTTCGAGGATACGTTGTTCGGTCACAACAAGGGGGCTTTCACCGGAGCAAACGAAAGGCGCGACGGGCTCGTGAAGAAGGCGCAGGGGGGGACCCTCTTCCTGGACGAGATCGGGGACCTTTCGCTGGAGAGCCAGATCAAGCTATTGCGGCTCCTCCAGGAGAACGAGTACTACCGGCTCGGCTCGGACGTCCTTTTGAAGAACGAGGCCCGCATCATCGTGGCGTCGAACGGCGACTTCAGCAAGATGATGGAGCAGGGGAGCTTCCGGGAGGACCTGTACCACCGCCTCTGCTACCACCGGCTGCACATCCCGCCCCTCAGGGAACGGCGGGAGGACATCTTGCCGCTGGTGACCCACTACGTGGAGGCGGCTGCGCGCAACATTGGGAAGCACCCGCCGCGCATCTCCTCGGAGCTTCGTTTCATCCTCGAGGCGTACGATTACCCCGGGAACGTGCGGGAACTGATCAACAAGGTGAGCAGCGCCGTGGTGGCGAACCAGACCGGGATCCTCACCCAGAACGATTTTCCGGAGGTTATCGTAAAGGAGCGCGCCGTGAACGACCTGACCCAGAAGCCGGGGAACGGCCAGTTCAACCTGCACGTGGTATTCCCCACCTTCCCCTCCATGGAGGAGGTGGAGATGGTCATGCTCGAGGAGGCGCTGAAGGCTACCGGCGGGAAGAAAAGCGCGGCTGCAGACCTTCTGGGGGTATGCCGCCAGACGGTGCAGAAAAAACTCGCCGAGATGGAGAGAAGGCATCAGGCTCGGGCGTGACGCCTGATCAGATGGTGGGTGGTGTGAGCGGGGGTGACGGCGACGTCACCCCCTGCTGCTTTGCAGGGATGCGCACGAGGACCGTCGTCCCCTTGCCGACTTGCGAGTCGAACTCCAGCGAGCCGTGGTGCTCCGTAATGATGAAATTCGATATATAGAGTCCGAGCCCGCTCCCCCCCTTCTCGATCCTGGTGGAAAAGAAAGGCTCGATCAGCTGTCCCAGGTGCTCGGGGTCGATCCCCACGCCGTCGTCCGCCACCGCGACCTTCACCATCCCCTTTTCCTTTTCATACTCCGCCGAGATGGAGACCTGCCCGCGTTTCCCTTCCGGTATGGCCTGCATCCCGTTCAGGAGGAGGTTTATGACGACCTGCTCGAGCTGGTGCCGGTTTCCCACCACCAGCGGGAGCTCCGGCTGCACGCTGTTGAGCATGGCGATGTTGCCGTAGCGCCCGTGGGCCCGGATGATCGCCATGGCGTCCGCGATGACCTGGGAGATGCTGACGTCACTTCGCAGCTCGCTGCGCTCGCCGGCGTTGAAGTCCCTGAGGTCCTTGATGACCTGCCCGATCCGCTCGCTGGAGCGGCTCACCACCTCGATGGCGGTGAGGAATTCCTCGCGCACCACGCTGTAGATCCCCCCCCCAAGGACGAAATCCCCTTCCTCCCGGGCCACCCCGTCGAGTATGGGAAGCGCGCTCTTCCACCCCTTGGCGAGCTGCTGCGCCGCGAGCTTTATCGCGCCGTTCGGCGTGTTGATCTCGTGCGCCATGCTGGAGACGAGGAGCCCGAGAGAGGTCATCCGGTTCGTCTGGATCAGCTTCGCCATCATCTTTTTGCGCTCTTCGCTCATCTCCCGCTTCATGGAGTTGATGAGCTCCTGCTGCAGGCCGCGGTTCTCCTCCTCCCGGCGCAGGAGGGCGGCAGCGAGCTCGTTCACCGCGTCGGCCGCGTCCCCCACTTCGTCGCTGTCCACCGATCCTATCCGGTGCCGGTAGTCACCCGCACGCAGCGCACGCAGCCCCCCGATGAGGCAGGTGAGGGAGCGGGTGATGCGCTGCACCACGAGGTAGCTGACGGCTGTGGCCGCAACCCAGAATAGGAGCGCGGTGACAAGCGAGGTGAGGACCATGGAGCGGATCAGGAGGGTCAGCTCCTTCTTGTCCATCACCACCTCGACCCGCCCGACCGGCTTTTCGTTGCTCCCCGCGCCGAGGAGGTAACGGCCGGAGTTCCCGGAGAGGCCGGGGGTGACGAGCGCCGAACCGGAGAGGGAGTTCTCCATCATTTGCGCGGGCTCCTCTCCCGCCTCTGCCATAACCTTCCCGTCTGCGTTCATGATGGTGACGCGCTTCACCCCGGGGTGTCGGGCGTACTCCGAGGCGAGCTGGGCAAGGGTGACCCTGTCTTCACTAAAGAGGGGGAGACGGACGGAAGCGGCGAGCATGGTGGCTAAGAGCTGCGATTTTTCTCCGGTGTGCAGCCGGTACGACTGCACCTGCCGCACCATGTAGATCCCGGTGAAGGTCGCGGAAATCACGGCGGTGAACGCGGCGAAGATGATGAAGAGCCGGGTTCGGAAGTTCCACGGGAACTTCCGGCTGCGAGTCACCGCCCCCATCAGAAGTTGGCCTGGCGCGAAGGCGCCTCGTAGAAGATGCCAAGGTGCTTCAGCACCCCCTGGTTTACCTTCAGGATGCTCTTTGCCGGCGACAGCAGCGGGTATTCGTGTACCGGCCTCCCGGCGAGGAGGTCCGCAGCCATCTCCGCAGCCTGGCGCCCCATCTCCTCCCGGTCCGCCTCGATGACCGCCGCCGCGCCGAGCTGCAGGTGCGAGCGGTCAAAGGAGATCACCGGGATCTTCTCAGCCAGGGAGAAGAGGAAGTAGGCTTCCGCAGATTTGTGGTCCACCGCCGAGGCATCCGGAATCATCCAGATCGCATCGACGCTCCCCTTCAGGCTGGCGAGCGCCCCGAGGGCGTCCTTCGGCGAGTTCACCACCCTCGTCACGATCTCGATCCCCGAACGAGCGGCGGACTGCTGCACCTTCCTCATGTAGATCCCGCTGCGGGCGGGGTTGTACAGCACCCCCACCCGTCGGACGTTCATTCCCTCGAAAAGGGGGAAGTGGCGCTCAGGCCTTACGAACAGCTCCACCCCCGTGACGTTCGAGGATGAGCCGTAGAGTCTTGAGAAGCTCAGCGACATGAGAGAAATGACCGGCAAATGGCGCGCACGTTTGGCGGCCGCGAGAGCGCGGTCCCCGACAGCGACGATGACTGAAGGCTTATCCTCCCTGATCACCCGTGCCAGGTCCGCCTCCTGGTAATCGGAAAGGACGATGGTGCGGTGGGAGAAATCCCTGCCGCGCCGGAAGGCGCTCGCCGCCTCCGTATAGACCGGGTCCCTCGTGCTCAGGAGCAAAAGGACCTGGTACGCCTCGGCGACGCACGGCAGGATGAGGAAAAGGACAGCTATGCAGAGGAGAAGGAGTCTTCTCAAAACCGCCACCTCACGCCCCCCTCGAGCCACCTCCGGGGGTTCTTGAACTGGTCCGTCAGGTATTGGTCTCCATCGAAGACGTTGTGCAGGGTGACGAAAAAGTGGGGCATCAAGTCCCCGCGCCCCCAAGGCGTTGCCGTCAGCGTCCCGTCCCATACCATCGCGCCGTACCTGCCGTTCAGGTCCGACTGGAGGTCGGCCATACGCCCGGTAACGGCCACGTCGAGGATGCGACCGTCATCGTAGCGCGCTCCGAGAAGGAGGAGGTGCCGGGGGCGGTTCGGGATGACGCTGTCATCCGAGGTGCGACGGGCGTCGATGAAGGTGTAGCCGAGGAAAAAGGAGGTATGGAAGAAGGGAGCGGTACGCACCTCGGTCTCTACCCCCTCCTTTACCTGGTGCTGCGTGGAGAGATCATCAAGCAGCGCGTCGAGCTCGTTGTGGAAGAGAGTTGCCTTGAGCCACAGGTGGGGAATGGCGCTCGTCTCCACCCCCACCTGGGCCGTCCATACCTTTTCTACAGAGTCGAGGGCAAGAGAGGGAAGGCTGTACCCTTTGGCGACGTAGCTCCGGACCGTGGTCTGCTCGTTTACCTGCCACGTCGCGCCGAAAGACGGGCTCCACTGGTTCCCGGCATTCCCCGTTATGTCGTAGCGGATGCCGGGTGAGATGGAGAAAGGACCGAAGGCGAAGCTGTCGTTGAGGTAGAAGCCCCAGCGGTTTTCCCCCTTGTCCACGCGTTCCCCGTCACGCAGAAAGCTCACCGAGTCCTTGTCCAGATCGACGCCGGCAACAAGGGTGTTGTTGCTGGTATGCAGCAGAAGCTGGACGCTGCCGCCGCTGATCTTCTCGTCCCAGTCCAGGGTGCTGCGAAATACGGTGTCGGGGTAAAGAACAGGAAGGGTTGCCTCGCTGGAGATCCGGTTGTCGTTGCTCGAGTGCCTGGCTGTCAGCTGGAGATCGAGGTATTCGGTCAGGGGCTTGGTGGCGGAGAGAACAAAGGTCAGGCGGCGCCCCCAGCTGTCCTCCTTCGCAGTGATGTCAGGTTGATCTATGGCGAAATTCCCGCGGTTTACCTCCGTGTAGCCGAAAGAGAAGAGGGCCCTTCCACCGCCGGGAAATTCGTAGCTGAGCTTTTGGTAGGCATTCCTGAGCCTCTCGTTGGTATTGGGCTGGAAGCCGCCGGTGCCGAAATAGCCGCCGGAGAGGTAATAGCCGAAGTTTCCTGCAGTGCCGGAGATCTCTCCGCTGTCGTCATTGGTATTGTGCTCACCGTGGGAGGCAGAGATCGTCCCCGAGAGCTTCCGATCCGGCTCCGGTGACTTGGTGACTATGTTGATGATGCCTCCCAGGGCAGGCCCCCAGCTGGAGGAGGCAGCACCTTTGGAGACCTCGATCCTTTCGACGATGCGCGCAGGAATGAGGCCGAGATCGGGGAAGTTCGACATCAGGTTGTTCCACGGTATGCCGTCGAAAAGCACGAGGACGTGGTTGTAGTCGGCCCCTTGGACGGTGATGCTCACGACGCTCGCCGGTCCGGTCTGGAGATCGACCTGGATCCCGGGAATCAGCTTGAGAATGTCACTTACGGTATGGGCGTTATGAGCCTCTATCTCCTCTGCGCTTATGACGGATACGTTCTCGGCAGTCCTCGAGACGGGCCTGCTGAATCTCCCGGTGGCGATCGTGTCAGCATCTGAGCTGCCCAAGACAGAGAGCGTCTCCTCTTCCAGTTCTTCACCTCTCAGGCCGGGAGGGGAGAGACAGAAAAAGAGGAGGCAAGTCACCAGCAGGACGCTGAGAGTGTGGAGTCGTGGCCTATGTCTTTCGATATGTCTCAGGGTAAACCTCACGGATATATTTTTTTTAATTTTTAGTTGTATTTCATTTGAACTTACTCTATAACCTAAAGCAGATTTAGAGTCCAGCACTTTCACACTCAGAAGGAGGTGAGACGCATGTTGACAGAAATCTTGGAAATTCATGATGAAGGAACCTGCCCGGCGGCGGTATCCCCGCAATTTACCTGCTGCTACCTTGCGTACATGGGCGTCGTACAGCGCTGAGAACTTCGGGCGGGGGGCCACATCTGCCCCCCCGCTTGCCTGCCCACCCGCCTTACTTCCCACCCCAAGGGGTATCTACAATGAAAGCATTGGCACCCTCGTGCTACCTGAAGTCCTACCCCTCCGCGCAGGGGGACAAAGTCCTTCTCTACTCCACGCTGCACGGCTCAAAGCTTACCGTTTCCAAAAGCCTCGCCGAAGCCATCACGAGCGGCACTGTGCCTGAGGCCCATGTCGAGACGCTCCAGCGCCTGGGGATCCTGGTGCCGGACCGGGAGCGCGAGCGCCAGCAGATGATGGAGCTTTTGCAGGAGCTTGACCGGCGCAACACCCTCTTCTGCGCGGTTGTCACCCTGAACCTCGACTGCAACCTCGCCTGCAGCTATTGCTACGAGTCCCCCTTCCGTTGCAGCAGCTACATGACGGAGGAGACTGCAGACCTTGTGGTGCAGGCCCTTCTGAATCATCCCCTTGCCGCTTCACGGGATCTGAGGGTCGAGTTCTATGGCGGTGAGGCGCTCCTATCGGTGCCCCTGATGCGCAGGATCTCGACGCAGCTCAAATCAGCGGTCGAGGCACGGGGAAAGGCCTACTCCTTCAGCATCGTCACCAACGGCACACTCCTCAACCGGCGCACGGTGGAGGAACTCCTCCCCCTCGGCCTGAGCAGTGCCAAAGTCACCCTGGACGGTCCCCCCCGGATTCACGACCAGCAGCGTCCCTTCACCTCCGGAAGGGGGAGCTTCGCGGCCATCCTGGCGAACCTGAAGGAGATCTGCGCCCTCCTTCCCATTCAGCTCGGGGGGAACTTCAGCCAGGAAAAGTACCGCGAGTTTCCGGAGCTCCTTGACATCCTCGTCCAAGAGGGGATTTCCCCCGAGTCCATCGCAGCTGTACAGTTCACAGCCATCGCCCCCAAAGCAGACGAGGCGGGACTGCCCGAGTTCACCGCCGGTTGCGCCTGTTCAAGCGAGCCGTGGCTAATGGAGGCATCCCTCTATCTGCGGGAAGAGACGCTGAAGCGCGGTTTCAGGGTGCAGAAACCGAAGCTCTCGGCATGCATGGTGGAATCGGAAAACAACATGGTGATAGGGTATGACGGCGGGATCTACAAATGCCCGGCATTCATGGGATGGCAGGACCTGCGCATCGGGACGTTGACGGAAGGGGTACAGGAGTATGCGGAGTCTCACGGTGTGGGAGCCTGGAAGCAGGAGGAATGTCTCGACTGCGCGTACCTCCCTATCTGCTTCGGCGGCTGCAAGTACCTGCAACGGCTCAATACCGGCTCGGTAGCGGGGGTCGATTGCCGCAAGGAGCTCCTCGACGCCACCTTGGAGAAGACGTTGCGGCAGGACCTGGCTGCAGGGCGGTAGACAGGTCAGTTTGTCACCTTTTTTAACAGCGGCCTTCGCCGGGGCTGGCTTTTCCGCGGCTCCTGTTAATATTTTTACCGGCCAACCGGCAGCAATTCCGCAGTGGAATCCGCCACCTGGCACCACGTGTTGCTTTTCTTAACCCTCCGTCCCCGCATTTGGCACCATACGGGCGTCGGCAGCAGGCGCCCCGCCCCTGCCCGAAGAGTCCTCTTTCCTTTTCTGATCAATCCAGCCACAAATCGTGAGCGGCTGTATACCACCGTCAGCACAGAGCAATCGCCGACCAGGTCACCGGGGTTAAGTCTCAGGCGACGCTGAGCCCGGCTCTGCCTCCCCCGTTCTGGCATCATTCTTGTTATCTCCGACCCTGGCTCATCGCGAAGACGTCCCGCTGCCCAGGAGAAGAAGAATGGTCTTTTTCAAGTACAGGAACCTGATTCACCAGCTGGATCACCAGGCTTTCGACCGGCTTCTTCAGCCGGGGGATACAACACTCTATTCCGGGATCTATCGCTGCGAGGTATGCGGCTACGAGATCGTCTCCACAAAAGGTGATTCGATGCCGCCGGAACACCATCATAAGCACACCCTGGCGCAGGGGCCGATCAGCTGGCGCCTCATCGTGCGCACCATCCAGAAAAACCCGGACGTGGCAAGAGATAGGGAGTCGCGAAACCGCGGGTACCTGGAAAGGTAACCAGTCTCTTCATGCCTGAGCACTGTAGGCCGTGATAAGCCGCAGGCGTTCCCGGCATCGGCGCAGCCGATACGCAGGTGCAACGGAGTGCCGGAACGCTGCGCTTATTCCGTCCTACATCTCGAAGTCGGTACGCGAAAAAAAAGGGTCCATCCGGGAATTCCGGGGGAGCGTGCGTACATCGCCACGAAGCACTGCAGAAGGCCCAACGTTCCCCCCTTTGCGAAGGGGGGGCAGGGGGGATTTGATCTTCGAGTCACCTCTGAACCGCAGCCCGTTTAACAGTACATCTCGGTCGTCGAACCGCAGTGCTGCACTCTAAAGATCACGACATGGGCACCACCAGTTTTTGCTTGAGACCACAGCAGTTGCGACTTTGCAGGGCCGTCCTGGCCAAGTCAAATCTCCCCTGTCCCCCCTTCGCAAAGGTGGGGACCTCGTGCGGCCCTTCATTGGAACATACTACGGCTTCCCTGGAATTCTCCGATGAGCCCAAAAAAGGGCCGCCCACGGTGGGAACGGCCCTTTTTCTTCTTGCGACTGCAGCGGATGGCGTTGATTACCCGCCATAGGTGAGGTTGTTCAGGAGATCCTCCGATTCCTTCAGGTTCCGCTCCAACGTTCTCAACTCGTCAGGTGTATAGAGCGAAGCTCCTTTCTGGATCTCCGTCTTCAGCTTGGAGATTTTCTGCGGCAGGCTGTCGACCTCCCGGTCGCAGTTCTTCACCAGCATCTGGCATTCCTTGAGGCACTTCGGGTCGTGCCCGGGCTTTGCATCATTGGCCGCCATAGCAGTTCCACTCGCCATCAGAATCGTTGCTGCCAATATCACCATAAGTTTCTTCATTGCTTCCTCCTGGAGGTAAAGTGCTATGAGTCTTTGTCTCCTTAGAGCAGCAGGCGTGCCAACTTGTAAGACGTCTAAATAACTCAGCTTTACCACCACAAGGCATTCCACCGGCTGCAGAATATTCCTCCGCTACGAAGAATATTCGGCACGAGGTACCCCGCCGAGGCAAGAAGGCGCGGTGCTATAGTTACGATATGTCCAGCATCTTCACCCACGCCATCACCGGGGCGGCTCTCGCCGTCCTGGCGGAAAAGGAGCCCTCCGCCGCCACCATCTCCGTCGCCGCGCTGTGAGCCTTTCTGCCGGACGGCGACGGCATCGGCTACCTTCTCGGCATCCCTTACGGCTCACTCTTCGGTCATCGAGGCTTCCTCCATTCCCTCACCTTTGGAGCACTGGTTGCCGGCGCCTCCGCCCTCCTTCTCTTCCGCCAGGACCGACCGCTCTATCACTTCCTCCTCTTTTTCGCAGCGGTGGCAAGCCACGGTGTCACCGACGCCATGACGGACGGCGGCCTCGGTGTCGCCTTCTTCTCCCCTTTCGACACGAAGCGATACTTCTTCCGCTTCCGCCCGATTCTTGTTCCGCCTATCGGGATCGGCCCTTTCTTCACCAGGTACGGCTTTACCGTCCTCATGAGCGAGGTGCGCTGGGTCTGGCTGCCGCTGGCAGTGGGGATCGTGGCGGTTCGAACGCTGCGTGAGGTGCTCGGCAGGTAGCCTCTGTTGCGAAATTCAGTTGAAGGGGCAGGTCGGGAAGGGAGTTACGTCTTGATGGTTGGGGGAGCGGTGCTTTGGTTACCTCACCGCTCCTTTTTTGTGATCCTGGAGAGGAGCTCGCGGGCCTGGAACATCGCCATGAAGGGGTTCCCGATGCTAACCTTTTCCTTCTGACTTGTTTCATTTTCACTGCTGGTCGACGAGTCTTCACACCCGGAAAATTTCCCCGTAGGTTCACCCACTCTTTTCATAGATCCTCCCGAGGCAGGCTCACCACCATTATAGCAGCACTGCTACCGAAGAAAGGCGGCCGGGCGCGACTGGTCCGGCTTCACCCTCCCTTTCGGTCGCGTCACATCCGAAAGGCCCCCCTTCTCTTCCTCATAAAGTTATTTACCATTTAAACGAGGAGGTGCGATGAATAGCAAGCTGCTGAAGGAAGCTATCTTTGGCAAACGCCTGAGAACCGAGGAGGAGGAGACCGAGCAGCTTTCAACGATGCCGGCGATCCCGGTGGTGGGGCTCGACGCCCTCGCCTCGGCGGCTTACGGTCCGGAAGCGGCACTGACGGTCCTCATTGTGCTGGGCAACGTCGGATCAAGATACATCACCCCCATCGTAGGGTGCATAATCGTTCTCCTCACCCTTGTGGCCCTCTCCTACCGGCAGACCATCCCGGCCTACCCGCAGGGGGGCGGGTCGTACACGGTAGCTTCCCAGAACCTCGGCACCCTCCCCGGTCTTCTCGCCGGGACCGCCCTCTGCATCGACTACATTCTCAATGTTGCCGTCGCGACCTCGGCAGGTGTCGCGGCCCTTGTTTCCGCCGTCCCGCGTCTTCTGCCGTACACGCTGCCACTGTGCCTCGGGCTGCTCCTTTTCCTCATCGTGGTGAACCTGCGCGGGGTCCGCTCCGCCGGCATTCTCTTCCTCGTCCCTACCTACCTCTTTATCGGCTGCCTCGCCGTCACGGTCGCCATCGGCCTGTACAACGTCGTGGCGACGCATGGGCACCCCGTCCCGGTGCGCCCTCCCCCTGTCGTGCCGGTCTCGGTGCACAGCGCAGGTGCCTGGCTTTTGCTGCGCGCCTTCGCCAGCGGGTGCACAGCATTGACCGGGGTGGAAGCCGTCAGCGACGCGGTCCCCATTTTCCGGGAGCCGCGCACCGTGCGGGCGAAGCGGACCCTCACCGTCATCATGGCGGTACTCGCCTTTCTCCTGGCGGGGATTGCCATTCTTGCGCACTACTACGGCATAACCGCGACCTCTCCGGGGCAGTCGGGGTACCAGAGCGTCCTTTCCCAGATCATTGGAGCCGTTGCCGGGCGCGGCGCCTTCTACTACCTGGCGATCTCCTCCATCCTCGCCGTCCTCCTTCTTTCCGCCAATACGAGTTTCGCCGACTTTCCCCGCGTCTGCCGCCTCCTCGCCCTCGACACTTTTCTCCCCGCCGAGTTCGCGCACCGGGGGCGGCGCCTCGTCTTCTCCGCCGGCATAATCGTCCTCGGCATTTTTTCCGCACTTCTTCTGGTCGCCTTCGGCGGGGTCACCGACAGGTTGATCCCCCTCTTTGCCGTGGGGGCTTTCACCGCATTCACCCTGTCGCAACTCGGTATGGTCTTCCACTGGAAGCGCTCCGAGGAGAAAAACGCCAGGCACCGGATGATTCTGAATGGCATAGGCGCCGTGACCACGGGAGTGACTCTCATCGTCATAGCGGTCGCGAAATTCGCAGAAGGAGCCTGGCTCACCATCATCGTCATGCCCCTCCTGCTCGTCGTCTTTCTGCGCATACGGCGATACCACGAATCGATCGAGCAGAAGCTGGAAGAGGTCGACGGGCCGCTGGAGCTCGAAGACATCCCCGCGCCGATCATGGTCGTGCCGCTGAAAAGGCTGAACAGGGTAACGAGAAAGGCGATCCGGGTGGGGCTCTCCTTCGGCCTCAATGTCTTCGCCGTCCAGGTTGTGGCCGAGGAAGCAAACATGGAGGACCTGACAGAGCGGTGGCGAGCCCTCGTGGAGGAGCCGGCGCGCCAGGCAGGACAGCCGGTCCCGAAGCTCGTCGTGGTGAGTTCCCCCTACCGGGAGTTCTTCGGCCCCCTTTCCCACCAGGTGAAGGTGCTGTCCGAGCACTACCCCGACCGGCAGGTGGCGGTGATCATTCCGGAGCTGGTGGAGAAGCGGTGGTACAACTTCCTCTTCCGGCACCGTGCGACCCTCCTGAGGGAACTCATCCTCCTGCGCGGAGGGCCGCAGATTCTGATCATCACGGTGCCGTGGTACGTCGGGAAGAAGGACAAGTTCGAGGGGTAGCGGCAGCGCGTGCCCCTGGAGGTGGCATCGCAGGAGGTGCG
The DNA window shown above is from Geomonas sp. RF6 and carries:
- a CDS encoding sigma-54-dependent transcriptional regulator, with translation MTDLQRPGQLPAVLFVDDDADFLNEIRFVLLSNKLCNVVTLTDSSKVLSELESAPYSIVFMDWIMPGLSGADLLPVITQRFPSLPVIIMTGVNDVDTAVTCMKQGALDYVTKPLDSSRLLSCINSALRITELSAQNRLLQNYLMGEPVVCPGTFSEILSRSEKMQAIFKLIETIAPSRYPVIITGETGVGKELIARAVHKASGLTGSFVPLNVAGLSAHMFEDTLFGHNKGAFTGANERRDGLVKKAQGGTLFLDEIGDLSLESQIKLLRLLQENEYYRLGSDVLLKNEARIIVASNGDFSKMMEQGSFREDLYHRLCYHRLHIPPLRERREDILPLVTHYVEAAARNIGKHPPRISSELRFILEAYDYPGNVRELINKVSSAVVANQTGILTQNDFPEVIVKERAVNDLTQKPGNGQFNLHVVFPTFPSMEEVEMVMLEEALKATGGKKSAAADLLGVCRQTVQKKLAEMERRHQARA
- the gptM gene encoding geopeptide radical SAM maturase encodes the protein MKALAPSCYLKSYPSAQGDKVLLYSTLHGSKLTVSKSLAEAITSGTVPEAHVETLQRLGILVPDRERERQQMMELLQELDRRNTLFCAVVTLNLDCNLACSYCYESPFRCSSYMTEETADLVVQALLNHPLAASRDLRVEFYGGEALLSVPLMRRISTQLKSAVEARGKAYSFSIVTNGTLLNRRTVEELLPLGLSSAKVTLDGPPRIHDQQRPFTSGRGSFAAILANLKEICALLPIQLGGNFSQEKYREFPELLDILVQEGISPESIAAVQFTAIAPKADEAGLPEFTAGCACSSEPWLMEASLYLREETLKRGFRVQKPKLSACMVESENNMVIGYDGGIYKCPAFMGWQDLRIGTLTEGVQEYAESHGVGAWKQEECLDCAYLPICFGGCKYLQRLNTGSVAGVDCRKELLDATLEKTLRQDLAAGR
- a CDS encoding sensor histidine kinase; the encoded protein is MTRSRKFPWNFRTRLFIIFAAFTAVISATFTGIYMVRQVQSYRLHTGEKSQLLATMLAASVRLPLFSEDRVTLAQLASEYARHPGVKRVTIMNADGKVMAEAGEEPAQMMENSLSGSALVTPGLSGNSGRYLLGAGSNEKPVGRVEVVMDKKELTLLIRSMVLTSLVTALLFWVAATAVSYLVVQRITRSLTCLIGGLRALRAGDYRHRIGSVDSDEVGDAADAVNELAAALLRREEENRGLQQELINSMKREMSEERKKMMAKLIQTNRMTSLGLLVSSMAHEINTPNGAIKLAAQQLAKGWKSALPILDGVAREEGDFVLGGGIYSVVREEFLTAIEVVSRSSERIGQVIKDLRDFNAGERSELRSDVSISQVIADAMAIIRAHGRYGNIAMLNSVQPELPLVVGNRHQLEQVVINLLLNGMQAIPEGKRGQVSISAEYEKEKGMVKVAVADDGVGIDPEHLGQLIEPFFSTRIEKGGSGLGLYISNFIITEHHGSLEFDSQVGKGTTVLVRIPAKQQGVTSPSPPLTPPTI
- a CDS encoding TonB-dependent receptor plug domain-containing protein, with amino-acid sequence MGSSDADTIATGRFSRPVSRTAENVSVISAEEIEAHNAHTVSDILKLIPGIQVDLQTGPASVVSITVQGADYNHVLVLFDGIPWNNLMSNFPDLGLIPARIVERIEVSKGAASSSWGPALGGIINIVTKSPEPDRKLSGTISASHGEHNTNDDSGEISGTAGNFGYYLSGGYFGTGGFQPNTNERLRNAYQKLSYEFPGGGRALFSFGYTEVNRGNFAIDQPDITAKEDSWGRRLTFVLSATKPLTEYLDLQLTARHSSNDNRISSEATLPVLYPDTVFRSTLDWDEKISGGSVQLLLHTSNNTLVAGVDLDKDSVSFLRDGERVDKGENRWGFYLNDSFAFGPFSISPGIRYDITGNAGNQWSPSFGATWQVNEQTTVRSYVAKGYSLPSLALDSVEKVWTAQVGVETSAIPHLWLKATLFHNELDALLDDLSTQHQVKEGVETEVRTAPFFHTSFFLGYTFIDARRTSDDSVIPNRPRHLLLLGARYDDGRILDVAVTGRMADLQSDLNGRYGAMVWDGTLTATPWGRGDLMPHFFVTLHNVFDGDQYLTDQFKNPRRWLEGGVRWRF
- a CDS encoding metal-dependent hydrolase — encoded protein: MPYGSLFGHRGFLHSLTFGALVAGASALLLFRQDRPLYHFLLFFAAVASHGVTDAMTDGGLGVAFFSPFDTKRYFFRFRPILVPPIGIGPFFTRYGFTVLMSEVRWVWLPLAVGIVAVRTLREVLGR
- a CDS encoding APC family permease, giving the protein MNSKLLKEAIFGKRLRTEEEETEQLSTMPAIPVVGLDALASAAYGPEAALTVLIVLGNVGSRYITPIVGCIIVLLTLVALSYRQTIPAYPQGGGSYTVASQNLGTLPGLLAGTALCIDYILNVAVATSAGVAALVSAVPRLLPYTLPLCLGLLLFLIVVNLRGVRSAGILFLVPTYLFIGCLAVTVAIGLYNVVATHGHPVPVRPPPVVPVSVHSAGAWLLLRAFASGCTALTGVEAVSDAVPIFREPRTVRAKRTLTVIMAVLAFLLAGIAILAHYYGITATSPGQSGYQSVLSQIIGAVAGRGAFYYLAISSILAVLLLSANTSFADFPRVCRLLALDTFLPAEFAHRGRRLVFSAGIIVLGIFSALLLVAFGGVTDRLIPLFAVGAFTAFTLSQLGMVFHWKRSEEKNARHRMILNGIGAVTTGVTLIVIAVAKFAEGAWLTIIVMPLLLVVFLRIRRYHESIEQKLEEVDGPLELEDIPAPIMVVPLKRLNRVTRKAIRVGLSFGLNVFAVQVVAEEANMEDLTERWRALVEEPARQAGQPVPKLVVVSSPYREFFGPLSHQVKVLSEHYPDRQVAVIIPELVEKRWYNFLFRHRATLLRELILLRGGPQILIITVPWYVGKKDKFEG
- a CDS encoding ABC transporter substrate-binding protein — its product is MRRLLLLCIAVLFLILPCVAEAYQVLLLLSTRDPVYTEAASAFRRGRDFSHRTIVLSDYQEADLARVIREDKPSVIVAVGDRALAAAKRARHLPVISLMSLSFSRLYGSSSNVTGVELFVRPERHFPLFEGMNVRRVGVLYNPARSGIYMRKVQQSAARSGIEIVTRVVNSPKDALGALASLKGSVDAIWMIPDASAVDHKSAEAYFLFSLAEKIPVISFDRSHLQLGAAAVIEADREEMGRQAAEMAADLLAGRPVHEYPLLSPAKSILKVNQGVLKHLGIFYEAPSRQANF